Part of the Juglans regia cultivar Chandler chromosome 14, Walnut 2.0, whole genome shotgun sequence genome, CAAGCAAAAGTGATCTTATCACGGCCTCACATATATCGCTCCTGAAGAAAATTAGATGCCCTCCTTCAGGAACCTCGTGATAATGAATCCATGGAAGCTTCTCTGAAAGATAACTGTTAATCTGAAAGGGAATGACCCTGTCTCCTTTGGCTTGCCAAATGTGAACGGAGACCTCGTTTTCAGGGAATGGATTGGTTATGTCAGTAGGATCAAATTCCCATTTGCTGTAGCCAGCTATTATGTCTCGGTGCAGCGATTCATACTCACCTTGCTGCGTTATCTTTTCCTGATGCAGAAACATGATGGATATTAAACTGCTGAAGCATTTTGCTGTTTTTACTCCTCCCTCCTCATCCCTTACCCCCAGAGGAAAACTTGTAAGCCTTCAGAAAGGTAACTACTCTTTAAATAGTAACAGATGAACACTGATATATGGATATTTCCATAGTTAGTATATATTTTGGTGTCTTCTATGAGTTGTTAAGGTAAAACTGCAAATTCGATGAGAAAATTACAGTTTTGCTGTTTGTGACAAAACTTTAACAAATGTTAAATTCAAGATCGGAAATGTTTTCTAATCGAATATATTGACCCAAGAAAAGCAAACAACCAAAGAATGTAGACTACTTCCCAGATTCTGGGTTTAATGCATTAGATTTTTAATGTCACACAAGTGCATCAACACACAAGGAAATTTGAAAGTAAAAACCATGTCCGATGTGACGTCTTTATCAAAAGATATTGATGTGGTGCGGTAAACCAAAAGTGCATCGGGCATGTGATTACCTGGCCATCGCTTGGGGCTTCTGACAACCTCTTCAAGATCTCAATATCGTGGTCGTTGAACATTGCTGCACCCTCTGTGCTCAACGTAGGGAACCATTTCTGAGTCATCCACCAATGGAATAACCACGGAGTGTAGTGTGCAATTCGAAATGTCCATTGGTACGATGGACGCAAGCTCCCAAATGCCTCTCTTGAAAGATTGGGAGGTACAGATGGCCACCAGTAGTGCACAAAAGGAGAAAGCAGGGAAGCTCCCAACAACCTGCAATAATGTCTCAGTAACACATAGGAAGCAACAAATcagaacataataataataataataaaaaagaacatgGTAGTTGGAATTTGAAGAAGCAAGGTTCAGGGCAAGGCCTGTGTGGTATGTATTTCAGGCAACTCCAAACAGGGTAGCCTCCCATCGAGGCTccaattacataaaattttgatCCAATCTGCAGCTG contains:
- the LOC108985852 gene encoding uncharacterized protein LOC108985852, giving the protein MFAPVALALAVGLLGWAYQALKPPPPKICGSPDGPPVTSARVKLSDGRHLAYRESGVQKEEAKYKIIFIHGYNSSKDLDLPVPQELIKELKIYLLFFDRAGYGDSDPYPLRSVKSEAFDIQELADQLQIGSKFYVIGASMGGYPVWSCLKYIPHRLLGASLLSPFVHYWWPSVPPNLSREAFGSLRPSYQWTFRIAHYTPWLFHWWMTQKWFPTLSTEGAAMFNDHDIEILKRLSEAPSDGQEKITQQGEYESLHRDIIAGYSKWEFDPTDITNPFPENEVSVHIWQAKGDRVIPFQINSYLSEKLPWIHYHEVPEGGHLIFFRSDICEAVIRSLLLG